Proteins co-encoded in one Phalacrocorax carbo chromosome 5, bPhaCar2.1, whole genome shotgun sequence genomic window:
- the DDB1 gene encoding DNA damage-binding protein 1 yields MSYNYVVTAQKPTAVNGCVTGHFTSAEDLNLLIAKNTRLEIYVVTAEGLRPVKEVGMYGKTAVMELFRPKGESKDLLFILTAKYNACILEYKQNGDSIDIITRAHGNVQDRIGRPSETGIIGIIDPECRMIGLRLYDGLFKVIPLDRENKELKAFNIRLEELQVIDVKFLYGCQAPTICFVYQDPQGRHVKTYEVSLREKEFNKGPWKQENVEAEASMVIAVPEPFGGAIIIGQESITYHNGDKYLAIAPPIIKQSTIVCHNRVDPNGSRYLLGDMEGRLFMLLLEKEEQMDGTVTLKDLRVELLGETSIAECLTYLDNGVVFVGSRLGDSQLVKLNVDSNEQGSYVVAMETFTNLGPIVDMCVVDLERQGQGQLVTCSGAFKEGSLRIIRNGIGIHEHASIDLPGIKGLWPLRSDSHRETDNTLVLSFVGQTRVLMLNGEEVEETELTGFVDDQQTFFCGNVAHQQLIQITSASVRLVSQEPKALVSEWKEPNGKNISVASCNSNQVVVAVGRALYYLEIRPQELRQISCTEMEHEVACLDITPLGDTNGMSPLCAIGLWTDISARILKLPSFELLHKEMLGGEIIPRSILMTTFESSHYLLCALGDGALFYFGLSLETGLLSDRKKVTLGTQPTVLRTFRSLSTTNVFACSDRPTVIYSSNHKLVFSNVNLKEVNYMCPLNSDGYPDSLALANNSTLTIGTIDEIQKLHIRTVPLYESPRKICYQEVSQCFGVLSSRIEVQDASGGTTALRPSASTQALSSSVSTSKLFSSSTAPHETSFGEEVEVHNLLIIDQHTFEVLHAHQFLQNEYALSLVSCKLGKDPNTYFIVGTAMVYPEEAEPKQGRIVVFHYSDGKLQSLAEKEVKGAVYSMVEFNGKLLASINSTVRLYEWTAEKELRTECNHYNNIMALYLKTKGDFILVGDLMRSVLLLAYKPMEGNFEEIARDFNPNWMSAVEILDDDNFLGAENAFNLFVCQKDSAATTDEERQHLQEVGLSHLGEFVNVFCHGSLVMQNLGETSTPTQGSVLFGTVNGMIGLVTSLSESWYNLLLDMQNRLNKVIKSVGKIEHSFWRSFHTERKTEPATGFIDGDLIESFLDISRPKMQEVVANLQIDDGSGMKREATVDDLIKIVEELTRIH; encoded by the exons atgtcCTACAACTACGTTGTGACGGCGCAAAAGCCGACGGCCGTCAACGGCTGCGTTACCG GGCACTTCACCTCGGCAGAGGATTTGAACCTGCTGATTGCCAAGAATACGCGACTGGAGATCTATGTGGTGACAGCGGAGGGGCTGCGGCCCGTCAAGGAGGTGGGGATGTATGGCAAGACGGCTGTCATGGAGCTCTTCCGCCCCAAG GGGGAGAGCAAGGATTTGTTGTTCATCCTGACAGCCAAGTATAATGCCTGCATCCTTGAGTACAAACAGAACGGGGACAGCATTGATATTATAACCCGTGCTCATGGCAATGTGCAG GACCGCATCGGTCGTCCCTCAGAGACCGGCATAATTGGCATCATTGACCCAGAGTGCCGGATGATTGGCCTGCGCCTCTATGATGGACTCTTCAAGGTCATTCCCCTGGACCGGGAGAACAAGGAGTTAAAAGCTTTTAACATCCGCCTGGAAGAGCTCCAAGTCATCGATGTGAAGTTTCTCTATGGCTGTCAGGCTCCGACCATCTGCTTCGTCTACCAG GACCCTCAGGGTCGCCATGTCAAGACGTACGAGGTGTCCCTGCGCGAGAAGGAGTTTAACAAAGGTCCTTGGAAGCAGGAGAACGTAGAGGCTGAAGCCTCCATGGTCATCGCAG TCCCAGAGCCTTTTGGAGGTGCCATCATCATTGGGCAGGAGTCTATCACCTATCACAACGGAGATAAATACCTCGCTATAGCTCCACCTATCATCAAG CAAAGTACGATTGTGTGCCACAACCGTGTGGATCCCAACGGGTCGCGTTACTTGCTGGGAGACATGGAAGGACGCCTCTTCATGCTGCTCCTGGAGAAGGAGGAACAGATGGACGGCACTGTCACCTTGAAGGACCTGCGCGTGGAACTGCTTGGCGAG ACATCCATTGCAGAGTGCTTGACCTACCTGGACAATGGAGTTGTGTTTGTCGGTTCTCGGCTTGGGGATTCCCAGCTTGTGAAG CTCAACGTGGACAGCAACGAGCAGGGCTCCTATGTGGTGGCTATGGAGACCTTCACTAACCTCGGTCCTATCGTCGACATGTGTGTGGTAGACCTGGAGAGACAAGGCCAAGGGCAG ctgGTCACATGCTCGGGTGCATTTAAAGAGGGTTCACTGCGGATCATCCGGAACGGCATTGGGATTCATGAGCATGCCAGCATTGACTTGCCGGGGATTAAAG GCTTGTGGCCCCTGAGGTCGGACTCTCATCGTGAAACGGACAACACGTTGGTTCTGTCCTTTGTTGGCCAGACCAG GGTTCTTATGTTAAATGGAGAGGAAGTAGAAGAGACAGAGCTCACGGGGTTTGTGGATGATCAGCAGACTTTCTTCTGTGGCAATGTGGCACATCAGCAATTGATTCAG atcacttctgcttctgtgaggCTGGTTAGTCAGGAGCCCAAAGCCCTGGTGAGCGAGTGGAAAGAGCCCAACGGAAAGAACATCAGCGTGGCTTCCTGTAACAGTAACCAGGTAGTGGTGGCTGTGGGACGAGCCCTGTACTACCTGGAGATCCGACCCCAGGAGCTCAGACAGATCAG CTGCACAGAAATGGAGCATGAAGTTGCCTGCCTGGACATCACCCCTTTGGGGGACACTAACGGCATGTCACCGCTGTGTGCAATCGGGCTCTGGACTGACATCTCTGCCCGCATCCTAAAGCTGCCTTCGTTTGAACTGCTGCACAAGGAGATGCTGGGAGGAG AAATTATCCCTCGCTCCATCCTGATGACGACCTTCGAGAGCAGCCATTACCTTCTGTGTGCCCTGGGGGATGGAGCTCTCTTCTACTTTGGGCTCAGCCTCGAGACAG GCTTGCTCAGTGACCGGAAAAAGGTGACCCTTGGGACCCAGCCCACCGTCCTGAGGACTTTCCGCTCTCTGTCCACCACCAATGTGTTTGCCTGCTCCGACCGCCCCACCGTCATCTACAGCAGTAACCACAAGCTGGTCTTTTCCAACGTCAACCTGAAGGAGGTGAACTACATGTGTCCCCTCAACTCAGACGGGTATCCCGACAG CTTGGCGCTGGCCAACAACAGCACCCTGACGATCGGCACCATTGACGAGATCCAGAAGCTGCACATCCGCACGGTGCCCCTCTATGAATCGCCCAG GAAGATCTGCTACCAAGAGGTATCGCAGTGTTTTGGTGTGCTCTCAAGTCGTATTGAGGTGCAGGATGCCAGTGGGGGCACCACTGCGCTCAGACCCAGCGCCAGCACCCAG GCCCTGTCCAGCAGCGTGAGCACCAGCAAGCTGTTCTCCAGCAGCACAGCGCCGCATGAGACGTCCTTTGGAGAGGAGGTGGAGGTGCACAACCTGCTCATCATAGATCAGCACACCTTCGAAG TGCTTCACGCTCACCAGTTTCTGCAAAACGAGTACGCCCTCAGCCTGGTCTCCTGCAAGCTTGGCAAGGATCCAAACACCTACTTCATCGTGGGCACCGCCATGGTATATCCCGAGGAGGCAGAGCCCAAACAGGGCCGCATCGTTGTCTTCCACTACTCTGACG GGAAACTGCAGAGCCTGGCTGAGAAGGAGGTCAAGGGGGCTGTGTATTCCATGGTGGAGTTCAACGGGAAGCTGTTAGCCAGCATCAACAGCACG GTGCGCCTGTATGAGTGGACAGCGGAGAAGGAGCTGCGCACGGAGTGCAACCATTACAACAACATCATGGCGCTCTACCTGAAGACCAAGGGAGACTTCATCCTTGTGGGAGATCTGATGCGGTCTGTCCTCCTCCTTGCGTACAAGCCCATGGAAGGAAACTTCGAGGAG ATTGCCCGGGACTTCAATCCAAACTGGATGAGTGCTGTGGAGATCCTGGATGATGACAACTTCTTGGGAGCAGAGAACGCTTTCAATCTGTTTGTGTGCCAGAAGGACAG TGCGGCCACGACCGACGAGGAGCGCCAGCACTTGCAGGAGGTGGGGCTGTCCCACTTGGGGGAGTTCGTCAATGTCTTCTGTCATGGGTCTCTGGTCATGCAGAACCTGGGTGAGACGTCCACACCAACGCAGGGCTCCGTTCTCTTCGGCACAGTCAATGGCATGATTG GACTGGTGACCTCGCTGTCGGAGAGCTGGTACAACCTCCTCCTGGACATGCAGAACAGGCTGAATAAAGTCATCAAGAGCGTGGGCAAGATCGAGCACTCCTT CTGGAGATCATTTCACACCGAACGCAAGACAGAACCGGCTACGGGGTTTATTGACGGTGACCTGATTGAAAGTTTCCTGGACATCAGCAGGCCCAAGATGCAGGAGGTGGTGGCAAACTTGCAG ATTGACGATGGCAGCGGCATGAAGAGGGAGGCCACCGTAGACGACCTGATAAAGATCGTGGAGGAGCTGACCCGCATCCATTAG
- the TKFC gene encoding triokinase/FMN cyclase isoform X1, translating into MEVPKKLVNSVAGCADDTLAGLVACNPGLRLLQGHRVVLRADLAAIRGRVALLSGGGSGHEPAHAGYIGKGMLTGVVAGAVFTSPAVGSILAAIRTVTQAGAAGTLLIVKNYTGDRLNFGLALERARAEGADVRMVVVGDDSAFTTLKKAGRRGLCGTVLIHKVAGALAEAGASLNEIVEKVSAAAKSMGTLGLSLSPCSVPGSKPTFQLADDEMELGLGIHGEAGVRRMKMLPADEAVETMLAHMTDPSNASHLPLSPGASVVLVVNNLGGLSCLELGIVAGAAVHRLESRGIQVARALVGSFMTALEMAGVSLTLMLVDEELVGLIDAKTTAVAWPNLAAAPATSQRQEIPSPKEGPGTVQCETSAGPEAARVQLVLERVCSTLLDMQDKLNELDRAAGDGDCGHTHARAARAIQEWVCARPPPAAPSQLLSSLADLLLEKMGGSSGVLYGLFLTAASRPLLNRHDLPAWADAMDAGIEAMQRYGGAAPGDRTMLDSLCAAAQALHALRSPNTDPLPVLAAAVQSAEAAAEATRHMEAGAGRASYISSSQLLQPDPGAVAVAAVLRAVLEGLRS; encoded by the exons ATGGAG GTCCCCAAGAAGCTGGTGAACTCGGTGGCGGGCTGTGCCGATGACACGCTGGCGGGGCTGGTGGCCTGCAACCCCGGCCTCCGGCTCCTGCAGGGACACCGGGTAGTCCTGCGCGCCGATTTGGCGGCCATCCGGGGCCGGGTGGCCCTGCTCTCCGGGGGGGGCTCCGGCCACGAGCCCGCCCACGCAG GGTACATTGGGAAGGGCATGCTGACTGGCGTGGTGGCCGGCGCTGTCTTCACCTCTCCGGCTGTGGGCAGCATCCTGGCGGCCATCCGGACGGTGACGCAGGCTGGCGCAG CTGGGACCCTCCTGATTGTGAAAAACTACACCGGTGACCGGCTCAACTTCGGGCTGGCGCTGGAGCGGGCACGGGCAGAGGGGGCCGACGTGcggatggtggtggtgggggatgACAGCGCCTTCACAACCCTGAAGAAAGCCGGACGCCGCGGGCTGTGCGGCACCGTCCTCATACACAAG GTGGCGGGGGCCCTGGCCGAAGCAGGGGCGAGCTTGAACGAGATAGTTGAGAAGGTGTCAGCAGCCGCCAAATCCATGG GTACCCTGGGTCTCAGCCTGTCCCCTTGCAGCGTCCCAGGTTCCAAGCCCACCTTCCAGCTGGCTGATGATGAGATGGAGCTGGGCCTGG GGATCCATGGCGAGGCAGGCGTGCGCAGGATGAAG ATGCTGCCGGCAGACGAGGCGGTGGAGACGATGCTGGCGCACATGACGGATCCCTCCAATGCTTCTCAcctgcccctgagccccg GAGCCTCTGTGGTGCTGGTGGTGAACAACCTGGGCGGGTTGTCCTGTCTGGAGCTGGGCATCGTGGCTGGCGCAGCCGTGCACCGCCTGG AGAGCCGAGGCATCCAGGTTGCCCGGGCTTTGGTGGGCTCCTTCATGACGGCGCTGGAGATGGCTGGGGTCTCCCTCACCCTCATGCTGGTGGACGAGGAGCTCGTGGGGCTGATCG atGCCAAAACCACAGCCGTGGCTTGGCCCAACCTGGCTGCGGCACCTGCGACGAGCCAGAGACAGGAGATTCCGTCACCAAAGGAGGGACCAGGGACTGTGCAGTGTGAAACCAGCGCAG GGCCCGAGGCAGCGCGGGTGCAGCTGGTCCTGGAGCGGGTGTGCAGCACCCTGCTTGACATGCAGGACAAGCTCAACGAGCTGGACCGCGCGGCGGGCGATGGGGACTGCGGCCACACGCACGCCCGGGCTGCCCGAG CCATCCAGGAGTGGGTGTGtgcccggcccccgcccgcagccccctcccagctcctctcctccttGGCCGACCTGCTGCTGGAAAAGATGGGTGGCTCCTCTGGCGTG CTCTACGGGCTGTTCCTGACGGCGGCATCCCGGCCCCTGCTCAACCGCCATGACCTCCCAGCGTGGGCTGACGCCATGGATGCTGGCATCGAAGCCATGCAGCG GTACGGAGGAGCTGCTCCAGGGGACAGGACCATG CTGGACTCGCTGTGCGCTGCGGCACAGGCTCTGCACGCCCTGCGCAGCCCCAACACCGACCCGCTGCCGGTGCTGGCCGCCGCCGTGCAG AGCGCGGAGGCCGCGGCGGAGGCCACCAGGCACATGGAAGCCGGGGCGGGCAGAGCCAGCTACATCAGCTcatcccagctgctgcagcctgaccCTGGggcggtggcggtggcggcCGTGCTGCGGGCCGTGCTGGAGGGGCTGCGGAGCTGA
- the TKFC gene encoding triokinase/FMN cyclase isoform X2: MEVPKKLVNSVAGCADDTLAGLVACNPGLRLLQGHRVVLRADLAAIRGRVALLSGGGSGHEPAHAGYIGKGMLTGVVAGAVFTSPAVGSILAAIRTVTQAGAAGTLLIVKNYTGDRLNFGLALERARAEGADVRMVVVGDDSAFTTLKKAGRRGLCGTVLIHKVAGALAEAGASLNEIVEKVSAAAKSMGTLGLSLSPCSVPGSKPTFQLADDEMELGLGIHGEAGVRRMKMLPADEAVETMLAHMTDPSNASHLPLSPGASVVLVVNNLGGLSCLELGIVAGAAVHRLESRGIQVARALVGSFMTALEMAGVSLTLMLVDEELVGLIDAKTTAVAWPNLAAAPATSQRQEIPSPKEGPGTVQCETSAGPEAARVQLVLERVCSTLLDMQDKLNELDRAAGDGDCGHTHARAARAIQEWVCARPPPAAPSQLLSSLADLLLEKMGGSSGVLYGLFLTAASRPLLNRHDLPAWADAMDAGIEAMQRYGGAAPGDRTMPPSPPLPAGLAVRCGTGSARPAQPQHRPAAGAGRRRAERGGRGGGHQAHGSRGGQSQLHQLIPAAAA; the protein is encoded by the exons ATGGAG GTCCCCAAGAAGCTGGTGAACTCGGTGGCGGGCTGTGCCGATGACACGCTGGCGGGGCTGGTGGCCTGCAACCCCGGCCTCCGGCTCCTGCAGGGACACCGGGTAGTCCTGCGCGCCGATTTGGCGGCCATCCGGGGCCGGGTGGCCCTGCTCTCCGGGGGGGGCTCCGGCCACGAGCCCGCCCACGCAG GGTACATTGGGAAGGGCATGCTGACTGGCGTGGTGGCCGGCGCTGTCTTCACCTCTCCGGCTGTGGGCAGCATCCTGGCGGCCATCCGGACGGTGACGCAGGCTGGCGCAG CTGGGACCCTCCTGATTGTGAAAAACTACACCGGTGACCGGCTCAACTTCGGGCTGGCGCTGGAGCGGGCACGGGCAGAGGGGGCCGACGTGcggatggtggtggtgggggatgACAGCGCCTTCACAACCCTGAAGAAAGCCGGACGCCGCGGGCTGTGCGGCACCGTCCTCATACACAAG GTGGCGGGGGCCCTGGCCGAAGCAGGGGCGAGCTTGAACGAGATAGTTGAGAAGGTGTCAGCAGCCGCCAAATCCATGG GTACCCTGGGTCTCAGCCTGTCCCCTTGCAGCGTCCCAGGTTCCAAGCCCACCTTCCAGCTGGCTGATGATGAGATGGAGCTGGGCCTGG GGATCCATGGCGAGGCAGGCGTGCGCAGGATGAAG ATGCTGCCGGCAGACGAGGCGGTGGAGACGATGCTGGCGCACATGACGGATCCCTCCAATGCTTCTCAcctgcccctgagccccg GAGCCTCTGTGGTGCTGGTGGTGAACAACCTGGGCGGGTTGTCCTGTCTGGAGCTGGGCATCGTGGCTGGCGCAGCCGTGCACCGCCTGG AGAGCCGAGGCATCCAGGTTGCCCGGGCTTTGGTGGGCTCCTTCATGACGGCGCTGGAGATGGCTGGGGTCTCCCTCACCCTCATGCTGGTGGACGAGGAGCTCGTGGGGCTGATCG atGCCAAAACCACAGCCGTGGCTTGGCCCAACCTGGCTGCGGCACCTGCGACGAGCCAGAGACAGGAGATTCCGTCACCAAAGGAGGGACCAGGGACTGTGCAGTGTGAAACCAGCGCAG GGCCCGAGGCAGCGCGGGTGCAGCTGGTCCTGGAGCGGGTGTGCAGCACCCTGCTTGACATGCAGGACAAGCTCAACGAGCTGGACCGCGCGGCGGGCGATGGGGACTGCGGCCACACGCACGCCCGGGCTGCCCGAG CCATCCAGGAGTGGGTGTGtgcccggcccccgcccgcagccccctcccagctcctctcctccttGGCCGACCTGCTGCTGGAAAAGATGGGTGGCTCCTCTGGCGTG CTCTACGGGCTGTTCCTGACGGCGGCATCCCGGCCCCTGCTCAACCGCCATGACCTCCCAGCGTGGGCTGACGCCATGGATGCTGGCATCGAAGCCATGCAGCG GTACGGAGGAGCTGCTCCAGGGGACAGGACCATG cccccttccccacctctcccAGCTGGACTCGCTGTGCGCTGCGGCACAGGCTCTGCACGCCCTGCGCAGCCCCAACACCGACCCGCTGCCGGTGCTGGCCGCCGCCGTGCAG AGCGCGGAGGCCGCGGCGGAGGCCACCAGGCACATGGAAGCCGGGGCGGGCAGAGCCAGCTACATCAGCTcatcccagctgctgcagcctga
- the LOC135313567 gene encoding lysosomal membrane ascorbate-dependent ferrireductase CYB561A3, translating into MEAAGEAEAEAEGAVGPGVRPAGLRHRHPIAEMLDLPFLPFCVLLGGLGFMCVAFVSAWCQHWRGGFAVDGSAQMFNWHPVLMVTGMVVLYGAAALVYRLPPTWSGPKLPWKVLHGALALAAFGLAVLGLVAVFRFHNDHGTPNMYSLHSWLGLVTVLLFSCQWLAGFSAFLLPWAPGWLRALYKPVHIFFGSTILMLSVASCISGINEKLFFSLKNGTTEYKLLPAEAVFANMLGLLILLFGVLVLGALARPSWKRPDADFPDSCQPLLSDKR; encoded by the exons ATGGAGGCGGCCGGCGAGGCCGAGGCTGAGGCCGAGGGGGCGGTGGGGCCCGGCGTGCGGCCTGCGGGGCTGAG GCACCGCCATCCCATCGCAGAGATGCTGGATCTGCCCTTCCTACCCTTCTGCGTCCTCCTGGGCGGCCTGGGTTTCATGTGCGTGGCCTTCGTAAGCGCCTGGTGCCAGCACTGGCGCGGCGGCTTTGCCGTGGACGGCAGCGCCCAGATGTTCAACTGGCACCCGGTGCTGATGGTGACGGGCATGGTGGTGCTGTATGGCGCAG CGGCGCTGGTGTACCGCCTGCCCCCCACCTGGAGTGGCCCCAAGCTCCCCTGGAAGGTGTTACACGGTGCCTTGGCCCTGGCAGCCTTCGGCCTGGCCGTGCTGGGGTTGGTGGCCGTCTTTCGCTTCCACAATGACCACGGGACACCCAACATGTACTCGCTGCAcagctggctggggctggtCACCGTGCTGCTCTTCTCCTGCCAG TGGCTGGCCGGCTTCAGCGccttcctgctgccctgggctccTGGATGGCTCCGTGCCCTCTACAAGCCCGTCCACATCTTCTTCGGCTCCACCATCCTCATGCTGTCTGTGGCCTCATGCATTTCGGGCATCAACGAGAAGCTCTTCTTCAGCCT gaaGAACGGGACAACAGAGTACAAGCTGCTGCCCGCCGAGGCTGTCTTTGCCAACATGCTGGGGCTCCTGATCCTCCTCTTCGGAGTGCTGGTGCTGGGTGCCCTGGCCAGGCCAAGCTGGAAGCGCCCCGATGCTGACTTCCCGGACTCTTGCCAG cccctgctctccgACAAGCGCTGA
- the TMEM138 gene encoding transmembrane protein 138 isoform X2 has protein sequence MLQTSNYSLVLFVQFLLLFYDLFVNSFSELLRTAPAVQLILFIIQDIAILFNVIIIFLMFFNTFVFQAGLVNLLFHKFKGTILLSAAYLALSISFHVWVMNLRWRDSSRFMWTEGLQTLFVFQRLAAVLSEDPM, from the exons ATGCTCCAAACCAGCAACTACAGCCTGGTGCTGTTCGTgcagttcctcctgcttttctaCGACCTGTTTGTCAACTCCTTCTCGGAGCTTCTCCGCACGGCCCCCGCCGTCCAGCTCATCCTCTTCAT CATCCAGGACATCGCTATTCTCTTCAACgtcatcatcatcttcctcaTGTTCTTCAACACCTTCGTCTTCCAGGCCGGATTGGTCAACCTCCTCTTCCACAAGTTCAAGGGGACCATCCTGCTGTCGGCGGCCTACCTGGCACTCAGCATCTCCTTCCACGTCTGGGTTATG AACCTGCGGTGGCGGGACTCCAGCCGCTTCATGTGGACCGAAGGCCTCCAGaccctttttgttttccagcgCCTGG
- the TMEM138 gene encoding transmembrane protein 138 isoform X1, whose protein sequence is MLQTSNYSLVLFVQFLLLFYDLFVNSFSELLRTAPAVQLILFIIQDIAILFNVIIIFLMFFNTFVFQAGLVNLLFHKFKGTILLSAAYLALSISFHVWVMNLRWRDSSRFMWTEGLQTLFVFQRLAAVLYCYFYKRTAVHLGDPLFYQDSLWLRKEFAQFRG, encoded by the exons ATGCTCCAAACCAGCAACTACAGCCTGGTGCTGTTCGTgcagttcctcctgcttttctaCGACCTGTTTGTCAACTCCTTCTCGGAGCTTCTCCGCACGGCCCCCGCCGTCCAGCTCATCCTCTTCAT CATCCAGGACATCGCTATTCTCTTCAACgtcatcatcatcttcctcaTGTTCTTCAACACCTTCGTCTTCCAGGCCGGATTGGTCAACCTCCTCTTCCACAAGTTCAAGGGGACCATCCTGCTGTCGGCGGCCTACCTGGCACTCAGCATCTCCTTCCACGTCTGGGTTATG AACCTGCGGTGGCGGGACTCCAGCCGCTTCATGTGGACCGAAGGCCTCCAGaccctttttgttttccagcgCCTGG CCGCTGTGCTCTACTGTTACTTCTACAAGAGGACGGCGGTGCACCTGGGCGACCCGCTTTTCTACCAGGACTCGCTTTGGCTCCGCAAGGAATTTGCACAGTTCCGGGGCTGA
- the TMEM216 gene encoding transmembrane protein 216 — translation MAPRSRQRSSAPLQVLLFLNGWYSATYFLLEAFIFVYKVLLLPYPLTNLLLDVALLFLYLGTEATRIFFGSKGNLCQRKVPLSISLALTIPAAVMAAYYLLLQTYALRLEAILNAILLLFYAMELLLGVLALVSFSSVDSY, via the exons ATGGCGCCCAGGA GCCGCCAGCGCTCCTCAGCACCGCTACAGGTCTTGCTTTTCCTCAACGGCTGGTACAGCGCTACCTACTTCCTCCTGGAAGCCTTCATCTTCGTGTACAAGG tgctgctgctgccgtaCCCCTTAACCAACCTGCTGCTGGATGTGGCGCTGCTCTTCCTCTACCTCGGCACTGAGGCCACCCGCATCTTCTTTG GGTCCAAGGGCAACCTGTGCCAACGGAAGGTGCCGCTCTCCATCAGCCTGGCCCTGACCATCCCGGCGGCCGTGATGGCAGCTTattacctgctgctgcagacctATGCCCTGCGCCTGGAAGCCATCCTCAACGCCATCCTCCTGCTCTTCTACGccatggagctgctgctgggtgtcCTCGCGCTGGTCTCCTTCTCCAG CGTGGATTCGTACTGA
- the CPSF7 gene encoding cleavage and polyadenylation specificity factor subunit 7, whose protein sequence is MSEGVDLIDIYADEEFNQDSEFSNADQMDLYDDVLAASSQPPESRTSSSEAPPEIRQEPSPKPNSKSPAILYTYSGLRNKRAAVYVGSFSWWTTDQQLIQTIRSVGVYDVVELKFAENRANGQSKGYAEVVVASENSVHKLLELLPGKILNGDKVEVRLATRQNLSQFEAQARKRVPPRAHSRDSVDSVDGRATPTENALPPARVEKPPSVLPFFNRPPAALPLMGLPPPPMPPPPPLSSGFGVPPPPPGIHYQHLMPPPPRLPPHLAVPPPGAVPPALHLNPAFFPPPNAALGPPPDTYGKAMAPYNHSSRELGPPPPPVSEVEFEEIMNRNRAISSSAISKAVSGASAGDYSDAIETLLTAIAVIKQSRVANDERCRVLLSSLKDCLHGIEAKSYSTGASSSSSRKRHRSRERSPSRSRESSRRHRDLLHSEDRHEDYFQERNREHERHRDRDRERDRHH, encoded by the exons ATGTCCGAGGGGGTGGATCTGATTGATATCTACGCCGACGAGGAGTTCAACCAG GACTCTGAGTTCAGTAATGCTGATCAGATGGACCTGTACGACGACGTGTTAGCAGCCAGCTCGCAGCCCCCTGAAAGCCGTACCAGCAGCTCAGAGGCACCCCCAGAGATCCGCCAGGAACCGTCTCCCAAGCCCAACAGCAAATCTCCTGCCATCCTGTACACGTACAGCGGGCTGCGCAACAAGAGGGCTGCCGTCTACGTGGGCAGCTTCTCCTGG TGGACAACTGACCAGCAGCTGATCCAGACCATCCGCTCGGTTGGTGTCTACGACGTAGTGGAGCTGAAATTCGCAGAGAACCGAGCCAATGGCCAGTCAAAAGG GTACGCAGAGGTGGTGGTCGCCTCTGAGAACTCGGTCCACAAACTGCTGGAGCTCCTGCCTGGCAAAATCCTCAATGGGGATAAGGTGGAGGTGAGGCTGGCAACCCGGCAGAACCTGTCACAGTTCGAGGCGCAGGCTCGCAAAC GTGTGCCGCCGAGAGCCCACTCCCGGGACTCCGTGGACTCGGTAGACGGCCGCGCCACGCCGACGGAGAATGCCTTGCCACCTGCCCGCGTGGAGAAACCCCCCTCCGTCCTGCCTTTCTTCAACCGCccccctgctgccctgcccctcATGGGGCTGCCCCCACCACCAATGCCGCCCCCGCCACCCCTTTCCTCCGGCTTCGgcgtccccccacccccgcctgGCATCCACTACCAGCATCTCATGCCCCCGCCGCCTCGACTGCCCCCGCACCTGGCTGTGCCACCCCCGGGggctgtgccccctgccctgcacctcAACCCCgccttcttccccccacccaaCGCGGCCCTGGGTCCTCCACCGGACACCTACGGCAAGGCCATGGCCCCCTACAACCACAGCAG CCGGGAGCTcgggccgccgcctccccctgTGAGCGAAGTGGAGTTTGAGGAGATCATGAACAGGAACCGGGCGATCTCCAGCAGCGCCATTTCGAAGGCAGTGTCTGGCGCCAGCGCAG GCGATTACAGCGACGCCATCGAGACCCTCCTCACGGCCATCGCCGTCATCAAGCAGTCCCGCGTCGCAAACGACGAGCGATGCCGcgtcctcctctcctccctcaaaGACTGTCTGCACGGCATCGAAGCCAAGTCCTACAGCACGggcgccagcagcagctcctccag GAAAAGACACCGATCTCGGGAGCGTTCTCCCAGCCGGTCCCGCGAAAGCAGCCGGCGACACCGGGACCTGCTCCACAGCGAGGATCGGCACGAGGACTATTTCCAGGAGCGGAACCGGGAGCACGAGCGACATCGGGacagggacagagagagggacCGGCACCACTGA